One genomic window of Sphingomonas sp. C3-2 includes the following:
- a CDS encoding NupC/NupG family nucleoside CNT transporter: MTKFLIGIAGIAVILAIAVALSSNRRNIRLRVVGAAFGLQVAIAVLVLYVPAGRQAINAMSQGVSNLLGYANEGTNFLFGKFATDELGQNFAVQALPVIIFFAALVSILYYLGIMQRLVQWIGGAIEKVIGVSKVESLCAAANIFVGQSESPLVIRPYLASLTPAQLFTVMTSGMAGVAGTILAAYAAMGIRIDYLLAASFMAAPGGILMAKIIMPDDPRDGPIDPVVVVDDSHGEEKPANIIMAASQGAQTGVRLAVAVGAMVLAFVALVALANGLLNGVGGWFGLTDLSFQKILGYVFAPVMYLLNVPWDEALRAGGMFGEKVVLNEFVAYISLGAQQGALSPHTVAIVTFALCGFANFSSIAIQMAVTGSLAPNQRSTIARLGVKALIAGSLANLMSAALAGMLLAP, translated from the coding sequence ATGACAAAATTTCTTATCGGAATTGCCGGCATTGCCGTGATTCTGGCCATTGCTGTCGCGCTATCGAGCAATCGCCGCAACATCCGCCTTCGCGTGGTTGGGGCCGCTTTCGGCTTGCAGGTCGCGATTGCCGTGCTCGTTCTGTACGTTCCGGCGGGGCGCCAGGCGATCAACGCAATGTCGCAGGGTGTTTCGAACCTTCTGGGCTATGCCAATGAAGGCACGAATTTCCTGTTCGGCAAGTTTGCCACCGACGAGCTGGGTCAGAATTTCGCGGTGCAGGCACTGCCCGTGATCATCTTCTTCGCGGCGCTGGTATCGATCCTCTATTATCTGGGGATCATGCAGCGGCTGGTTCAGTGGATCGGCGGCGCGATCGAGAAGGTGATCGGCGTATCCAAGGTGGAATCGCTGTGCGCCGCGGCGAACATCTTCGTCGGGCAGAGCGAATCGCCGCTCGTGATCCGCCCCTATCTGGCCAGCCTTACCCCGGCGCAACTCTTCACGGTGATGACATCGGGTATGGCGGGTGTCGCGGGCACCATATTGGCCGCCTATGCCGCGATGGGAATCCGGATCGACTATCTGCTGGCCGCGAGTTTCATGGCAGCACCAGGCGGCATCCTGATGGCAAAGATCATCATGCCCGATGATCCGCGCGACGGCCCGATCGATCCAGTCGTCGTTGTCGATGACAGCCACGGCGAGGAAAAGCCCGCCAATATCATCATGGCAGCGTCGCAGGGCGCACAGACCGGCGTTCGGCTGGCGGTGGCGGTCGGCGCGATGGTGCTTGCCTTTGTTGCGCTGGTGGCGCTTGCCAACGGCCTGCTCAACGGGGTTGGCGGCTGGTTCGGGCTGACCGACCTCAGCTTCCAGAAGATCCTCGGCTATGTCTTCGCGCCGGTGATGTACCTGCTCAACGTGCCATGGGACGAAGCGCTGCGCGCGGGTGGCATGTTCGGCGAAAAGGTCGTTCTCAACGAGTTCGTCGCCTATATCAGCCTGGGCGCGCAACAGGGCGCATTGTCGCCGCACACGGTGGCCATTGTCACCTTTGCGTTGTGCGGCTTCGCCAATTTCAGCTCGATCGCCATCCAGATGGCCGTAACGGGCAGCCTTGCGCCCAATCAGCGATCGACAATCGCGCGACTGGGGGTCAAGGCGCTGATCGCCGGTTCGCTCGCCAACCTGATGAGCGCGGCACTGGCGGGCATGTTGCTCGCCCCCTGA